In Lytechinus variegatus isolate NC3 chromosome 13, Lvar_3.0, whole genome shotgun sequence, the DNA window ACTGTCATTAAATAAATCATCCATTCTGAGCCCCTTggacacaaagcttagcaattgatcgcaGCACAGATTCTAATACTTGATTACATTGATGATTAAGTGCAATCAAGCATGCATATCAACTGTGTACGATCAACTGTTAAATTTTATGTTACCGGCCCCAAAGCTGAGTGGGCCCATTCCCCATATCTCTCTCTCAGACTCGCACACACATACTGTAAAGACTTCCAGAACATCGACAAGTGACGACAAAGTTGATAAAGTTTAGAATCAAAAGCAACATTTAATCACATTGGcacaattcaaattttttttccgaGTAACAAATACAAGCAGATCTGACTGGGTGATTTACAAACCTGACATGTTTAATTACATAGTACAAAAAGACAGAAAAACATATTATTATCCATATACATCATGATCTAATCTGTGAAAACTGACACAAACATGTCCCCTCAACCAACCTTAAACAGATTATGTACAAGCGTCAACCAGGATGGTTTAATTTCTGTAAAAAGATTCTGATATAGTTTTGAATTTTCCAAACAATATTTCACAATAAGCAGTAAATGTACCGaggtttgtaaaaaaaaaaaaaagatctttaaaattcaaatgacTTTCAAATGGGACACATTAAAGAGTTGTTacaaagaaaatgttttgtttctgccttcactttttttaattctgatcATTTTTATCATGCCAAAATGTGATCTACTGGTAGGGCATAAAGTACTAAAGAAATAATCTCTTCGCATATatacattttgattttcatgttaCACAAGCTgatataatacatgtaggtagatGTAGGTGTAAAATACAAATTGTGCAGATAACCAAAGACACGTTTTCTGCTTTGCATAAAAGTAATACTGTATATGCTCCATCATGTCTGTCAATATTACGTTGTTTGAATGTATAGCGGAGCAATGTACACTAatcatttcatgtttattgTGATTATTGCTGCAGTCACATTCCCCCACAAGAGCCATATGACATGTCAAACagcagttttatttttattcaaaccaccaatATGTAGCTggtcaaaaaaatgttataaagtGGCCGTTTTCGagtcgccgtacggccgccgtagggaAAATATGACTGCAACATAACAGCTCATGTAAAATGAAACAGCAAACCACTCATGGATAGAAGTTTCCAGTATGtacaaatgaaaaatgtttcatgtttagtctcaaataaatgaaagtttgttgattTTACCACTGAGACAAGATGTccccttttttttggttaaaattCAAAGCATTTCTTAAGCCtacgatttaaaaaaaggaaaagaaaaacaaaattttaacacaaagtaaataaattctcataaaatgtacaaagttaaatgttttatatgtgtaaatattatgtcaaaatatacagTGTGCTTCACATTTGACTAATAAAGAACTACATGTGATGAAGTATAGTTTTGTTTCAACGTTTTTCCAAATGTGtgtggttgaaaaaaaaaacagtcttaTCAAATCTGGATCAATGCAGATAACAATAACTTTGTGTTTCTAAATCAATTACAagagatattttattttctttaattttatacTAAAATTTTACAACAAAGACTGAATAACAATAAACCTGATGTaggtaatttaaaaaatgattgtaaCAATGTTGTTTTCACCAAAAACtggaactgttttttttttaaactctgaAGGCTAATATTATACACACCATGAATCAGTGAAATatcaatacaatacaaaattcTAGTAGACTACCATAGTTGCTGTCGTTTTTTTCATTCTCCATTCTGGATTAAGCAACACATTCATGTGAATATTCATGCCAGTATCTGTCTACAGTGTTCTTCAAACTCAACATTATTTCTTCTCATGATATAAAGGCTACAATGTATAACGCATGTGTCATTAAACTGGAAAATTTCTTTATGTACAAAGGAGAGAAATAAATcaggcaatgaaaaaaaaaccctcttccAAATACCTGTTCAGCGATTGTGTTAAtgaccttattttgttttcctttttatttcatttctttgtttatttacttACAAATCTGTTTTTATATCTGCCAAGATTGACTGAGGCTTGACCTGATGTTAAACTCACGGCCTCACCTTTACATTGCCAAGTTCATCCCTGcacaaaataacaagaaaggATAAGCTGTAGTAAGGATGCAGTCGTGTGTACGTATTGCGAACGCAGAGAATACATGCGCAGTAATCACTTGCGGTTGTTTTTATTGCAACGCTCATGGAATGTTCTATCAAACGTCGAGAAATGACATGTGAGCTATGAAGCATTGAAACCATGCAATGTGAAAATATGCTCATTCATCAAGGCAGACATGGATATCTTggcaaatttgcattttattagCAACTAACGATCTTCCGCAAACGCTGGCGCAGTGAGTGCACAAATTTGGTGGATTTCTTAAACAATGTGCACAGCGGACGGAGCAGTGCAATTGGTATTTTGGTTTTTCAAACCTTCTAATAAAAAACACATTGGTTTACATGATGGCTAGTTTGCAATGGCAGAGATGGCTTTGCCTCACACTGAAACTCATATGCGCTACACAGACCATAATGTTAGGAAAATTGgtgttttttgtaaatatatctaACCTATGAACTTATCAAGCATCACGCTTTCAAGTAGTTTTAACAGGAGTAATGactatttttctctattttgtaACAAAGAAGTTTTCCCTaaaatgactgatttttttcaactaacAAACCTGACACAAAGATGTTAAAATACAGAGTTCCATATTGCTGTTATTCTTCCCAATAATGTATACAGTGAGAGTTTTTTTTAGAAGGCTTTGCATAATTTGACACATATTTCacaattgttttcttttaaaaatgctaaaaaaactATTGTAATGTATATGGTACGTTTAAAATGAAGTGTACTCTGCAATGGTAGTTCTGCCTGTAATTGCACTGCTCCGCCGGGTGTAATCACTTTTGCTTCCTGAAACACAAAATAGGCACACAACATATAAAGTTGAACACCGTGGAAAGCATATTGCGTCCAAAATTAAAGTGAAGTGTTATATTCAACAGCAAACTATGAAATATCTTCTTGAAAATGCATACAGCATACGTAATTTCTGATGTTTTAGTTTTACACAGAAGGCTAACGCCCTAGGAAAATATATCGGCAACATTTAGTAGTATTGCAATGTGCACTATTATCCAAgcatttgtatttgtttatattttagcaatgaattggaaattttgacatttttaagaCAGTGCTGAATTCCTCAAAGCCTGGGACACAATTGGGTAGGTAACCATTGAGGCAGTTACGCCTACACTCATTGGGACAACGTGGGCTTGGGCCATTGATGCTGCTAATACAGCAGGCTGCATGGGGGCGGCAAGCAACTGGGTGCCTTGTGCTGCACCAGGGGCAGGAATGGTATTTTCAGCAACTAAAGGGACCTGGGCCACTCGCGCTGGGTACATTAGGGGGGCTGTTGCCGCAACAGTATGGTGAGTTGAGGAACCGAGGGACCTACCTTGGGAAAGCTGGGGGCCAGCAGTCGCTGTCGAGTTTACCAGATGGGTCTCAGCCTGCAGGACAGCCGAGGTGGCTTCTGCACGCAGAGCACGCAAGCGGGCATTCTGCTCAAGGAGGACGTCGTTGGTGGAGGTCAGATCTGCAACAGTTTTGCGCAGCTCCTCGTTTTTGCGGCGGAGCATAACATTCTCTTCCTCTAGCTCTCTGGCATCTGTTCCTCCTCTGGATCTGAAGGGCATCTCCCTGGGATCTCTTTCACGGAAATACCTATCTCTATCCATACGATCAAAGTCCTCGTATCTGGAGTGCTCAAGCCATCGCCTGTAACGCTCGTGTTCATATTCATCAGCGTATCGATCGGGTGGTGGAGGACCTGGAGGCCGTGACCTCCTGCGATTGCGTTGCTCATGCTCCACATCACCACGGCTCATGTGACGGTATTTGCAGGCACTTGCCCTCGAGCATTCTCCCTTCAGATAATCGCGACACACTGGAATTTCACCATTGGCTCCATCCTGAACAGCATTCCTTGCAGCAGACTCCTCCACGCCAGGGGGGAGGTCTCCGGTCTGGTGGTAGTATTCTTCATCCTCTTTGGTACAATGGATGAACTTGCAATTGCTACGCATGCACATTTTGTTCTGATAATCATGGCAAAACTGCAGCTCTTTCTTCACTTCCCCTTGATCGGGGTGCCTAAACTTGCACCTATTGCCACGTTTGCAAACATTGCGCAGGAAATCCCTGCAAACTCCATCATCGCCATTCTTAACCATGATGCTCTTTATATTAAAAGGTctttaacaaaaaacaaaatctcacCACAGCGTCACTAACAGTTAAAGCTTTGATATAACTTGCAGAGCGCTTTAAGCAGGGTTTGAGCAAGCTGCTGCTTGCTGGAGAGCGATGACTTCACACTTTCGAGTAGACACAGCGCCTCCTAATGCAACACTTTTGCACACTGATATGTCTGCAGGTTGCACGGAATGATCGGAATCACAACTGCGCTCCCGGTGGCGGTATAACCTGACAAAAGAGGGCGCACAAAAATAGGGCATGCATGCTTAAAACAGCTTGtcaattttccttttaaagCCAAATAATTAAATTAACTGCATTACCCAAATTCAATGATCCAGCTTATCTTATATTTTTAGATCCCTCCAAAAATGCTCCATTACACCTCATTAAAATATCTAGCATTTAGCGATTTagttttacatattttattggTGGATCTTACCCAAACTATATGGAAGTTATGCATGACATCCCAATGATATTCAAATTTACGAATGGCCAGGAATTTATCAAATTATATAAAATACTAGGACTCTGATTATAAAATATGTACTCTTAAATACTGCATAATTTGTTCTAAATACTATTAATGAAAGGCACGAGCACAAGCCTAACATACAATAGCAAACATATTGAAATTTGCAAAGTGCTTCTAAAGTTCAGGTCAAAGATGTAGCAAGGTATTCCTATCCTCGCTGGCAATTGAGGCAGATTCATTTCCAATTTTAACTGAGTTTAACAGACTCCAAACGAGGCACGAGCCACTACGTTACTTTGAAAAACATTCATAACGCTAATAATAAACGGGCATTAACAGTGAACTGTTGggctggggaggggggggacaTTCACCtaaagttgctaaaatttcatatttcctagaaattgttttgatttagtTGGGAACTGTCAAGAAAGTGAAGAATATTCCCCTCCTTCTTGACTCTGAAAGATCATTTAATGATGTTCCACTTGGTCAATGTTGTAGagccacatgtacatgtagacttccatggtgttgaaACATAAACTGAAAACGATTGTTGATCATGCAATCGTTTTATTGTGTGATCATTCCAATCATTGTTCATTGCTTTGATTCTTTCACATGGTCAACACCATAAAAGTCTTCATGTGGGCATGGACTTCAAATTTACCAATTGTAATATCATAAAAgtgaataatcattttttttttagtttccaaccaatacaaaaatattcagGGAGAAgtggaaaatagatggccatttcatggtgtacaatgtgaaatttcagcaacttttggggaatttttttttttcttgaaattgtttgaaaaataggTTAACATATATGCTCTTAATGGTCCTCTGAATGGCGTCTGAAAGTTTTCACTCCTTCCTACTCTAAACTGACGGATCTTATGTCGTAACGTAATAGCTCTGATTGGTAAGGAGTCGCTGTAACTTGGGCATTAGTCTTATCCATTTACTTGCAATTCTGTATCATTACTATTGTGTTGTTTTTTATAAAAGTTATTGTGCCTATTAAATACTTACCTACAGTTCTGCTGCCTGAGAGCAAACCCAGATGCCCTGATGGCAGGCAAATTACTTGAGGGTTTTACAAACAAACATACACTGGTACCTAGGAGAGATGGAAAACATATAGGGATACAAATTatcaatgtgatttttttttttcaacactgAAAGTCTACATATGGGACCACATCAATACCAAACTTGTGATCCACATGTAGACATTCAtgttgttaaaggtcaagtctaccccagaaaaaatgttgatttgaatcaatagagaaaaatcaaacaagcataacgcttaAAACTTCATttaaatcggatgtagaataagttCTGATATtccaaattttcgcttatttttcacaaaacagattcatgcacaactcagtgacatgcaaatgggagagttgatgatgtccatcactatttctttcttattgtttaaattatacaatatttcacttttcaccACTTTAATATTAAGGTCCAACTTAACTGAGCCATAAAAAGTTATAACAATGGTGATACTttaataccacatgttcagggagggatAAAACCATAAAGCTATCTTTCACAGGACATaaggaaaaaattaaaatgttgtatttcatataataaaatccttttaaaaaattggtgtgtgatgtcatcagtcccctcatttgcacaACGACCAGAATGTGcacaactgttttgtgatattAAGCGAAAAATACCATTactattttacattttatttttatgaaaatttcaatgttACCCTTGGTggacttttcttttttttattcaaatcaacttttattGCGATGGACTCATCCTATAACCAAGTGTAACATCATACAATGAtctttgaaagtaaaaaaaaaaggtatatgttcattttcttgataatttcCAACTAAATCAAGTTATTTCAAGGAAATgaggaaaatacatgtacatgtagatggtcAATTAATGGATGTAGAGatgcaaaaagtgaaattttagGAACTTTGGGTGAAGGATTAATTATTAAATCCTGGTTTACTCTAAAACCCTGTTTATGAATAACAATGTAACATTAAGCCTTAGACGTTTGTTTCCAAATATTCACTCAGGACTTTTCTCTATATTAGGGCTGGGACTACTATATGTTTAAATGTCATTCAAATGATTGTTAACGACTGTTAAAACCCCACATCTTCAGCCTAGCCCTAGGGGGAAAACCTTCCATAAAGTTGCTGAAATTGAACATATTACATTGTCATATACATAAAATGACTATTTCATGGATTTTAaggatgcaaaatatgaaacttTTGATGgagaatattttttgtaatattatCTTTCAAAGTCAATTAGGtgattattctttattttcttgatagTTTCCAACAAGATAggtggccatttcatggatttcaAAATAAACCTGACTCCAGTCTAGACTATGCCTCTTTCTCGTGCCTAGAGGCATAGCCATAGTCGGATGTGACAAGATCATCTAATTTTTATTTCCAggtggaaaaaaggaaaaaaaattaatagggAGACCCAAGatttttctacatgtatctcatCACATCAACCATCCATTAAactgtctgatttttttcagaTTAGATGAAATAGtgcaaaataaacatgtacaaaTTTCATGATACGTGAACATGTAATAATTTGTCACAACACACAGCTGAAACACACAAACCCACATAACCTTAGTCACTTAGAGTGCACATATTTTGTGTTCAGATTTGCATTAAGCTTTCTGAACTTGAGCATGTTGAGGGGGAAGGGCATTTTTAATCAATTCTGACACTTGATCTGTTGATCCCATACATGTACGGTAGATCTAGGTGAAATAGGAGTATTTCCATTGGCATGACTggattcatcattatcaataccaCAAAACCAAGACAGTTAACAAAAGTATGATACGATTAACACGATCCAGTTCCCATCCAAACAGAGGCTTGCATGAAATTCAAATTGGTCAGGAAGGCAGGCTACACAAGTCAGTCTCTTCCTACATGGGCTTGAGCACGGGCACATCCATAGCCATACCATGTGAGCAACCACAGTCAGTGGCGTGGCGTGGCACGATTTGTTGCACACCACACCAATTTTCAGTTCGTCATCAAATGATCAATTCACTATTCAGTGCACAGTGCAAGACAGCATTCACGCCCGCAATCAAAAATCATACCATACGGGACTTCCTGAAAACCTACATGTTAAATAACTACATGCATATCGTCTATGTTAAATTACCATACAAcacattgaaaatatattgtcaatTTTCAGCAAAACTAAGAAAAATGTTACAATTTTACGGAGCCTCACCTTCTTTGTATACACTGCTGCTTCCTCATCCACTCTGACTGAAATATCGGTCTGACTCGAGTCGGTGGTAACTATGGCGGGAGTAAAGAATGGACCGTGTGCAAAAATACAGGAGACAGGCACAGAGAGAAATTAATTCTGGGCATGCAAAGATAGTCAAAGAATTATTTTATCCCCGAGCTCCTTGGGATCCTACTATTGGAGATCAACAGCATAATTTatgcttcagccccccacttttttccaaaattgtgtacaaaaacCTAAATATGACCATATTAGAGTGCCTGTTACGTGCATGAGGCCAGctgtttcagaaacaacaataactcaaatttgactggTCACTTGCTCCCTAGtttgccaaagttgggcagCCTATAGTCGGTATAATTTTATGCAAATCACTACCGACGTTATCCACTCTTAGTTCTGTATTTTGAATCATGAAATGCTATAATGTCATCATTGTCAATTGAAAGGACGATTAATTCCCGTTTGATGGCCAGTCAAAATTATCATTTGTCAagtattcaaacaataaaacacaaaaatgagaaatagtgagtgagggaccgtcatcgtctgtctcatttgTATGTCAATGAGCCTGTCAataatcactgttttgtgaaaaataagcgaaactttaaaaaatgttataactttctaaTTTAACATCCCTAATTTACATCCCATTTCgatcaaatttccattttttttctatgatccAATTCAACATTACTGACCCTAGTTTTCCTCATATGTCGACatgttttcatcaatttttgttttgttctgtgaATATGCATGCCATTACATGGGACATATGTGTAAACCAGTGGGCCCGGTAAAGAATTTCCTTTTTGGACATCACAATAACTCAATTCAATCAGTCATTATCAGTCGATTTGATTTAGTCGTTGGGGATATTGGggagctgttcgtaagttaagagcgactttaagaacgactggtgaacctttcttacacgccAAACCATTGCCAATGGTGTATATCGTTTACCAaatgaaaggatcaccagtcgttcttaaagtcttTCAtaacttgcgaacagctttatgaaacacccacctggagtAAAACGTTGAGggcctaaaaaaaaacaaaacaaaaatggtcGATAGCTTCAGTTGCGATCAACCTTGCAATATGGCGTAAACACGCGTCGATTTTGCACACTACCCTCTACAGGGCGTTCGCGCCGTATTTTTGCACACGGATCTGTTTAGAGTGACGTCTCTAAATTCCAACCACTGAGCTCGCCGCGAaggttaagggggggggggggcggggggaggTGAACAACAACAAACACACACAGGACTTTACACGTTTTACTTGAGTGACGTAATTAAATGATGGAACTTCCAATATAaagcataggcggatccaggggggggcccgaggggcccgggccccccctattggcggagcaaaaaaaagaaaaaaaggggaaaagaaaagaaaaaagaaaaagggaaaagagaggagaaaagaaggaaggcaagcataagaggaggaagatgagtgattaagataaggggaagacttggaaattattttttttaatctttcatgtcgggatataaaattttcgctcacgctttgcgctcgcattgccttttaggtgatatcttgctcaatatggaccttaa includes these proteins:
- the LOC121426321 gene encoding zinc finger CCCH domain-containing protein 10-like isoform X2 is translated as MVKNGDDGVCRDFLRNVCKRGNRCKFRHPDQGEVKKELQFCHDYQNKMCMRSNCKFIHCTKEDEEYYHQTGDLPPGVEESAARNAVQDGANGEIPVCRDYLKGECSRASACKYRHMSRGDVEHEQRNRRRSRPPGPPPPDRYADEYEHERYRRWLEHSRYEDFDRMDRDRYFRERDPREMPFRSRGGTDARELEEENVMLRRKNEELRKTVADLTSTNDVLLEQNARLRALRAEATSAVLQAETHLVNSTATAGPQLSQGSKSDYTRRSSAITGRTTIAEYTSF
- the LOC121426321 gene encoding zinc finger CCCH domain-containing protein 10-like isoform X1, which translates into the protein MVKNGDDGVCRDFLRNVCKRGNRCKFRHPDQGEVKKELQFCHDYQNKMCMRSNCKFIHCTKEDEEYYHQTGDLPPGVEESAARNAVQDGANGEIPVCRDYLKGECSRASACKYRHMSRGDVEHEQRNRRRSRPPGPPPPDRYADEYEHERYRRWLEHSRYEDFDRMDRDRYFRERDPREMPFRSRGGTDARELEEENVMLRRKNEELRKTVADLTSTNDVLLEQNARLRALRAEATSAVLQAETHLVNSTATAGPQLSQGRSLGSSTHHTVAATAPLMYPARVAQVPLVAENTIPAPGAAQGTQLLAAPMQPAVLAASMAQAHVVPMSVGVTASMVTYPIVSQALRNSALS
- the LOC121426321 gene encoding zinc finger CCCH domain-containing protein 10-like isoform X3 — translated: MVKNGDDGVCRDFLRNVCKRGNRCKFRHPDQGEVKKELQFCHDYQNKMCMRSNCKFIHCTKEDEEYYHQTGDLPPGVEESAARNAVQDGANGEIPVCRDYLKGECSRASACKYRHMSRGDVEHEQRNRRRSRPPGPPPPDRYADEYEHERYRRWLEHSRYEDFDRMDRDRYFRERDPREMPFRSRGGTDARELEEENVMLRRKNEELRKTVADLTSTNDVLLEQNARLRALRAEATSAVLQAETHLVNSTATAGPQLSQGMNLAM